In Methanobrevibacter arboriphilus JCM 13429 = DSM 1125, one genomic interval encodes:
- a CDS encoding DUF169 domain-containing protein, translating into MKDYPQSDELENNQYFSSRIKKDLDLNSHPVAIKFILHKEDIPEGINKIQDKIRHCEMVQKASRGNSFYSTSEEQLCKGGSSAIGLEDVPEKIASGEFYYSLKRFKSLGSAKRTLDSIPKIDLRSYAIVYTPLEKAGFVPDIVVIIANPMQAMKVSQAIVYSLGGRVESDFSGIQSVCADAVAGPFMRKIPNITLGCSGSRQYADIKENELIIGLNGENLGCVVNSLDSI; encoded by the coding sequence ATGAAAGATTATCCACAGTCAGATGAATTAGAAAATAATCAGTATTTTTCTTCAAGAATAAAAAAGGATTTGGATTTAAATTCTCATCCTGTAGCTATAAAATTTATTTTGCACAAGGAAGATATTCCTGAAGGTATTAATAAAATACAAGATAAAATTAGACATTGTGAAATGGTACAGAAAGCATCAAGAGGAAATTCATTTTATAGTACTTCTGAAGAGCAATTATGTAAAGGAGGATCTTCTGCAATTGGACTTGAAGATGTACCTGAAAAAATTGCAAGTGGAGAGTTTTACTATAGTTTAAAAAGATTTAAATCATTAGGTTCTGCTAAAAGAACACTGGATTCAATTCCAAAAATTGATTTAAGAAGCTATGCAATTGTTTATACTCCATTAGAAAAAGCAGGATTTGTTCCAGATATTGTTGTTATTATAGCTAATCCAATGCAAGCTATGAAAGTTTCTCAAGCTATTGTCTATTCATTAGGTGGAAGGGTAGAATCTGATTTTTCAGGTATTCAATCTGTTTGTGCTGATGCAGTTGCAGGCCCATTTATGCGAAAAATACCTAATATAACTTTAGGTTGTAGTGGTTCAAGACAATATGCTGATATAAAAGAAAATGAGCTTATCATTGGTTTAAATGGTGAGAATTTAGGTTGTGTTGTTAATTCTTTGGATAGTATATAA